A region of Desulforegula conservatrix Mb1Pa DNA encodes the following proteins:
- a CDS encoding cyclase family protein: protein MAETKGIIDLTKPLGNETEIFSDEEYTDPEFAINEWSSVDVHGFRVSSIRLGTQTGTHIDAPNHFDPSGECLDKLIVSELMGSYYLIDLLEYNDLASLTELCGAFSNERIIFLRAYESSVSVISKDAFDILLSLPSPVWVVGGQISIDGYDKYAFHRFLAYAGKYLVEDLDSVSASKVLPGGEIFLFPLRLNDVSGSPCRVVVRMT from the coding sequence ATGGCGGAAACAAAAGGAATTATTGATCTGACGAAACCTCTTGGAAATGAAACTGAAATTTTTTCTGATGAGGAGTACACTGATCCCGAGTTTGCAATTAATGAATGGAGCAGCGTGGATGTTCATGGATTCAGGGTTTCGTCGATTCGTTTAGGAACCCAGACAGGCACTCACATAGACGCTCCGAACCATTTTGATCCTTCCGGAGAATGCCTCGATAAACTCATTGTTTCTGAACTGATGGGTTCCTATTATCTAATTGATCTCCTGGAATATAATGACCTGGCCAGTTTGACAGAGCTTTGCGGAGCTTTTTCAAACGAAAGAATTATTTTCCTGCGTGCATATGAATCATCTGTAAGCGTAATCAGTAAAGACGCCTTTGATATTCTGCTTTCGTTGCCTTCGCCGGTATGGGTTGTAGGCGGGCAGATATCTATAGATGGCTATGATAAATACGCATTTCACAGATTTCTGGCGTATGCAGGCAAATATCTTGTGGAGGACCTTGATTCAGTTTCTGCCAGCAAGGTTTTGCCAGGAGGCGAGATTTTTCTTTTCCCGTTGAGACTTAATGACGTGAGTGGGTCCCCATGCAGGGTTGTCGTCAGAATGACATAA
- a CDS encoding winged helix-turn-helix transcriptional regulator, with translation MKEINMPVCPVEITLELIGNKWVVLILRELFSGTKRFSELFKGIPGISQKMLTQQLKAMESKGMVNRKVFAEVPPRVEYTLTETGNSIKPVIDSMAEWGKRYAESNAQELCK, from the coding sequence ATGAAAGAAATTAATATGCCCGTATGCCCCGTTGAAATAACCCTTGAATTGATTGGCAACAAATGGGTTGTGCTGATCCTTAGGGAGCTTTTTTCAGGAACAAAAAGATTCAGCGAGTTATTCAAAGGAATCCCCGGAATCAGTCAAAAAATGCTTACCCAGCAATTGAAGGCAATGGAAAGCAAGGGGATGGTCAATAGAAAAGTTTTTGCTGAAGTTCCTCCAAGGGTTGAATACACACTTACTGAAACCGGAAACAGCATCAAGCCAGTTATTGATTCCATGGCTGAATGGGGGAAACGGTATGCTGAGAGTAACGCACAGGAATTATGCAAATAG
- a CDS encoding NAD(P)H-dependent oxidoreductase → MNILIVYTHPNPGSFNHAILETVKNAAEAKGHNVNVRDLYSLGFNPVLTPDDLAAIQAGKTPETIKTEQAFIEKSDLVIAVHPIWWTGLPAMYKGYIDRVFSYGFAYAITENGIKGLLGDKKIIVFNTTGMPDEVYVPMGMHDSLKMTSDKGIYEFSGIKVLGHHFFGGVTMIDDAARKALLERIVKILDEQI, encoded by the coding sequence ATGAATATTCTTATTGTTTACACACATCCGAATCCCGGAAGCTTTAATCATGCAATTCTTGAAACAGTTAAAAATGCTGCGGAAGCAAAAGGGCATAATGTAAATGTAAGGGATCTTTATAGCCTTGGGTTTAATCCTGTTTTAACCCCTGATGATTTAGCCGCAATTCAGGCTGGCAAGACTCCTGAAACAATTAAAACTGAACAGGCGTTTATCGAGAAAAGCGATCTCGTTATTGCAGTCCATCCGATCTGGTGGACAGGCCTTCCTGCAATGTACAAAGGCTATATTGACCGTGTTTTTTCATACGGTTTTGCTTATGCGATAACAGAAAATGGCATAAAAGGACTTCTTGGCGATAAGAAAATAATCGTTTTCAATACAACCGGAATGCCTGATGAAGTATATGTTCCCATGGGAATGCACGATTCCCTGAAGATGACATCTGACAAGGGAATCTATGAGTTTTCTGGCATTAAGGTTCTCGGCCATCACTTTTTCGGTGGCGTCACAATGATAGATGATGCTGCAAGAAAGGCTTTACTTGAAAGAATTGTGAAAATACTTGATGAGCAAATCTGA
- the ppnP gene encoding pyrimidine/purine nucleoside phosphorylase, with product MSEFTNVAVIKKANIYFDGKVTSRTIVFPDGSKKTLGVMLPGEYEFGTADKEIMEILAGDLDVLLPGTTDWKQIKGGEAFEVPANSKFTMKVKVISDYCCSFIK from the coding sequence ATGTCTGAGTTCACAAATGTAGCAGTTATCAAAAAAGCAAATATTTACTTTGATGGAAAGGTCACGAGCCGCACAATCGTATTCCCGGATGGATCCAAGAAAACTCTTGGGGTAATGCTGCCGGGCGAATATGAATTTGGAACTGCTGACAAGGAAATCATGGAAATTCTTGCTGGCGATCTTGATGTGCTTCTTCCTGGCACAACGGACTGGAAGCAGATAAAAGGCGGGGAAGCCTTTGAAGTTCCGGCAAATTCAAAATTTACAATGAAGGTAAAGGTAATATCTGATTACTGCTGTTCGTTCATAAAATAG
- a CDS encoding BAPKO_0422 family outer member beta-barrel protein — translation MKRYNILLFLLISFMFALPAYARNDFGIGMIVGSPTGLSVKKWFGNNAVDAAAGWSSDAFNIHMDYLFHNSSLTNKSNVPFHFGIGGRLRFEDKDENHGHHDDDNDGDTRLGLRIPLGINYLFAKHPFDIFAEIAPVLDIVPETDFSLDAGVGVRFYFR, via the coding sequence ATGAAAAGATACAATATACTGTTGTTCTTACTTATCTCTTTTATGTTTGCATTACCTGCATACGCCAGAAATGACTTCGGAATAGGCATGATCGTGGGTTCTCCCACAGGTCTCAGCGTCAAAAAATGGTTCGGAAACAACGCCGTTGATGCGGCCGCAGGATGGTCGAGCGACGCCTTCAACATACATATGGATTATCTGTTCCACAATTCGAGCCTTACCAATAAAAGCAATGTTCCGTTTCATTTCGGAATAGGCGGACGTCTTAGATTCGAAGACAAAGATGAAAATCATGGCCATCACGATGATGACAATGATGGAGACACTCGTCTGGGCCTCAGAATTCCGCTTGGAATAAACTATCTGTTTGCTAAACACCCTTTTGATATATTCGCTGAAATCGCCCCTGTACTTGATATTGTTCCTGAAACAGATTTCAGTCTTGATGCAGGGGTTGGAGTACGTTTCTATTTTCGCTAA